A part of Bacillus rossius redtenbacheri isolate Brsri chromosome 1, Brsri_v3, whole genome shotgun sequence genomic DNA contains:
- the LOC134538491 gene encoding innexin inx7 → MLQTFGVLARHVPLTPKKVAIDNPVFRLHYRATVLLLLACTVLVSSQQYVGEHIRCMADGGLPEHVVNTYCFFAATFTVMNASAETGAALPGQPGVGPWSGDGETQPVVRHAYYQWVPFLLFLQALLFYAPHAAWKRAEGGRLAALVAGLELAPLASQQHQVRAGATHVPSLGERDAQVAAVRAAFLLRLHVNRPWASWLVACELLNAVNLAAQAWALDAFLGGRFADLGPRWIRSGGSEIDLVFPKMTKCLFHKFGPSGSVQNYDVLCVMALNIVNEKIYAFLWFWMWLLAAATAAGLLWRLLTFFLHSRSVGFNRAAFRLAASSGATRDAWSLVTVTRECHFADWLFLYYLAKNMDGFVFRDLFLGLAREMDDAGKKSSPLAEPNHNDGGDQVLLT, encoded by the exons ATGCTGCAGACGTTCGGCGTGCTCGCGCGCCACGTGCCGCTGACTCCCAAGAAGGTCGCCATCGACAACCCCGTGTTCAGGCTGCACTACCGCGCCACGGTGCTGCTCCTGCTGGCGTGCACCGTGCTGGTGTCCAG CCAGCAGTACGTGGGCGAGCACATCCGCTGCATGGCCGACGGCGGGCTGCCCGAGCACGTGGTCAACACCTACTGCTTCTTCGCCGCCACCTTCACCGTGATGAACGCCTCCGCCGAGACGGGCGCGGCGCTGCCCGGGCAGCCGGGGGTCGGCCCGTGGTCGGGCGACGGCGAGACCCAACCCGTCGTGAGGCACGCCTACTACCAGTGGGTGCCCTTCCTGCTCTTCCTGCAG GCGCTGCTGTTCTACGCGCCGCACGCGGCCTGGAAGCGCGCCGAGGGCGGGCGGCTGGCGGCGCTGGTGGCGGGCCTGGAGCTCGCGCCGCTGGCCTCGCAGCAGCACCAGGTGCGCGCCGGGGCGACGCACGTGCCCTCGCTGGGCGAGCGCGACGCCCAGGTGGCGGCGGTGCGCGCCGCCTTCCTGCTGAGGCTGCACGTGAACCGGCCCTGGGCGTCATGGCTGGTGGCGTGCGAGCTGCTCAACGCCGTCAACCTGGCGGCGCAGGCCTGGGCGCTGGACGCCTTCCTCGGCGGCCGCTTCGCTGACCTGGGCCCCAG GTGGATACGGTCCGGCGGCTCGGAGATCGACCTGGTGTTCCCCAAGATGACCAAGTGCCTGTTCCACAAGTTCGGGCCGTCGGGCTCCGTGCAGAACTACGACGTCCTCTGCGTCATGGCGCTCAACATCGTCAACGAGAAGATCTACGCCTTCCTCTGGTTCTGGATGTGGCTGCTGGCGGCGGCGACGGCGGCCGGCCTCCTCTGGAGGCTCCTCACCTTCTTCCTGCACTCCCGGAGCGTGGGCTTCAACCGAGCCGCCTTCCGCCTGGCCGCCAGCTCGGGCGCGACGCGCGACGCCTGGTCGCTCGTCACCGTCACCCGCGAGTGCCACTTCGCCGACTGGCTGTTCCTCTACTACCTGGCCAAGAACATGGACGGCTTCGTGTTCCGCGACCTGTTCCTGGGGCTGGCTCGGGAGATGGACGACGCCGGCAAGAAGTCGTCGCCTCTCGCCGAGCCCAACCACAACGACGGCGGCGACCAGGTCCTCCTCACCTGA